A portion of the Gloeocapsa sp. PCC 73106 genome contains these proteins:
- the atpH gene encoding ATP synthase F1 subunit delta, producing the protein MTNSRLGAQIVEPYAEALMSVARANNLTEVLGENLRSLSTLWEESPELNSFLSNPTVKSEDKKAVLEQILGNEANSYLRNFMMLLVDRRRIMFLDGIAQRYLELLRKLNNVILAEVTSATAMDEAQLAAIRDKIKSLTKATGLELKTNVDPSLIGGVIIKVGSQVYDTSLQGQLRRIAINLGKA; encoded by the coding sequence ATGACCAATAGCAGACTAGGCGCCCAAATTGTTGAACCCTATGCAGAAGCTTTAATGTCCGTAGCGAGAGCCAATAATCTAACAGAAGTGTTGGGAGAAAACTTACGCTCTCTAAGTACCCTGTGGGAAGAATCACCGGAATTGAACAGCTTTCTATCCAATCCCACGGTGAAAAGCGAAGATAAAAAGGCTGTCTTAGAGCAAATACTGGGAAATGAAGCCAACTCTTATTTGCGTAATTTTATGATGTTGTTGGTAGATCGTCGTCGGATCATGTTTCTAGATGGCATAGCCCAAAGATATCTAGAATTGTTGCGTAAACTCAACAACGTGATTTTAGCAGAGGTGACCTCAGCAACAGCGATGGATGAAGCTCAACTCGCAGCCATCAGAGATAAGATTAAAAGCTTAACCAAGGCGACAGGGCTAGAGCTGAAAACTAATGTAGACCCAAGTTTAATCGGCGGCGTAATTATTAAAGTTGGTTCTCAAGTATATGATACTAGTCTTCAGGGACAGCTACGTCGCATCGCCATAAATCTGGGCAAAGCATAA
- the atpA gene encoding F0F1 ATP synthase subunit alpha codes for MISIRPDEISNIIRQQIESYDQQVEVTNVGTVLSIGDGTARVHGLDRVMAGELVEFEDGTIGIALNLEQDNVGVVMMGDGLKIQEGSSVKTTGRIAEVPVGEALKGRVVDSLGRPIDGKGELNTGETRLLESMAPGIVDRKSVCEPMQTGITAIDAMIPIGRGQRELIIGDRQTGKTSIAVDTIINQKSENVICVYVAIGQKASTVAQVITTLEEKGAMEYTVIVAANANAPATLQYLAPYAGAAIAEYFMYKGKSTLIIYDDLSKQAQAYRQMSLLLRRPPGREAYPGDVFYLHSRLLERAAKLNDELGGGSMTALPIIETQAGDVSAYIPTNVISITDGQIFLSSDLFNAGFRPAINAGISVSRVGSAAQTKAMKQVAGKLKLELAQFDELEAFSQFASDLDQATQAQLAKGQRLRELLKQPQNSPLSVWEQVAIVYAGINGLLKEIPVEQVTTFAKGLRDYIKTSKPQLAETIQSGQKITEETEKMLQEAIAEFKQGFSGSAA; via the coding sequence ATGATTAGTATTAGACCGGACGAAATTAGTAACATTATTCGTCAGCAAATTGAATCTTATGACCAACAAGTTGAAGTCACTAATGTAGGGACCGTACTGAGCATAGGCGACGGAACAGCGCGTGTCCATGGTCTAGATAGAGTGATGGCGGGAGAACTGGTAGAATTCGAAGACGGAACCATCGGGATCGCCCTTAACCTAGAACAGGATAACGTGGGTGTGGTGATGATGGGAGATGGTCTAAAAATTCAAGAAGGTAGCTCCGTCAAAACCACAGGCAGAATCGCTGAAGTCCCCGTGGGAGAAGCACTCAAAGGTCGCGTAGTAGACTCCCTAGGACGCCCTATAGATGGCAAAGGAGAACTGAACACCGGCGAAACCCGTCTGCTAGAATCAATGGCGCCTGGAATCGTAGACAGAAAATCGGTGTGCGAACCCATGCAAACAGGAATTACGGCGATAGATGCGATGATTCCTATCGGTCGGGGTCAGCGCGAGTTAATCATTGGTGACCGTCAAACCGGCAAAACATCCATCGCAGTAGACACGATTATTAACCAAAAATCAGAAAACGTGATCTGTGTATACGTGGCGATCGGTCAAAAAGCCTCCACGGTAGCTCAGGTAATCACCACACTGGAAGAAAAAGGCGCCATGGAATATACGGTAATTGTGGCAGCAAACGCTAACGCACCGGCTACGCTACAATACCTCGCACCCTATGCAGGAGCTGCGATCGCCGAATATTTCATGTACAAAGGCAAGTCAACCTTGATCATCTACGATGATTTATCCAAACAAGCCCAAGCTTATCGTCAAATGTCCCTACTCCTACGTCGTCCTCCCGGAAGAGAAGCTTATCCTGGAGATGTATTCTACCTGCACTCTCGTTTACTAGAACGTGCGGCTAAACTCAACGACGAGTTGGGTGGCGGTAGTATGACCGCACTACCAATTATCGAAACCCAAGCAGGGGACGTTTCAGCTTATATCCCCACCAACGTGATTTCTATCACCGATGGTCAGATATTCCTCTCTTCTGATCTGTTTAACGCCGGTTTCCGTCCCGCGATTAACGCAGGTATCTCCGTATCTCGAGTAGGATCAGCCGCTCAAACTAAAGCGATGAAACAAGTAGCGGGTAAGCTCAAGTTGGAATTGGCTCAATTCGACGAATTAGAAGCTTTTTCTCAATTCGCTTCAGATTTAGACCAAGCTACCCAAGCTCAATTAGCCAAGGGTCAACGTCTGCGAGAACTCCTCAAACAACCCCAAAACTCTCCTTTATCCGTTTGGGAACAAGTGGCGATCGTTTATGCGGGTATCAATGGTCTACTCAAAGAAATTCCCGTAGAACAAGTGACAACCTTTGCCAAGGGGTTGAGAGACTACATCAAAACCAGCAAACCCCAGTTGGCTGAAACGATTCAAAGTGGACAAAAAATAACTGAAGAAACCGAAAAAATGCTTCAAGAAGCTATTGCTGAATTTAAGCAAGGTTTTTCAGGTTCTGCAGCTTAA
- a CDS encoding F0F1 ATP synthase subunit gamma, whose protein sequence is MPNLKTIRDRIQSVKNTRKITEAMRLVSAAKVRRAQEQVTATRPFADTLAQVLYGLKTRLALEDLDLPLLKQREVQKVAILVITGDRGLCGGYNSNVIRRAEQRARELEEAGIAYEYVTVGRKARQYFERRSCTINEAYTGLEQIPTASEASEIADHLLALFLSFTVDRIELIYTRFVSLISSRPVIQTLLPLTPQGLEVKDDEIFRLTTRMGELDVARETIAAQVKVFPKDMIFEQDPVQILDALLPLYLNNQLLRALQESAASELAARMTAMSNASENASDLVKSLTLSYNKARQAAITQQILEVVAGAEAL, encoded by the coding sequence ATGCCTAACCTCAAAACTATTCGCGATCGCATTCAATCTGTCAAAAATACCCGAAAAATCACCGAAGCTATGCGTTTAGTATCCGCGGCTAAAGTTCGTCGCGCTCAAGAACAGGTAACCGCTACCAGACCTTTTGCTGATACATTAGCCCAAGTACTCTATGGTTTAAAAACTCGACTGGCTTTAGAAGATCTAGACTTACCTTTGTTAAAGCAACGAGAAGTACAAAAAGTAGCCATTCTCGTAATTACAGGCGATCGCGGACTCTGTGGTGGTTACAACTCCAATGTTATTCGTCGAGCTGAACAAAGAGCCCGAGAACTTGAAGAAGCAGGGATCGCCTATGAGTACGTTACCGTAGGACGCAAGGCTAGACAATACTTTGAGCGACGCTCTTGTACTATTAACGAAGCCTACACCGGTTTAGAACAGATTCCCACCGCGAGCGAAGCTTCCGAGATTGCCGACCACTTGTTAGCACTTTTTCTCTCTTTCACGGTAGATCGCATCGAGTTGATTTACACTCGCTTCGTCTCTTTAATTAGCTCTCGTCCTGTCATACAGACTCTACTCCCATTAACTCCTCAAGGTTTAGAGGTTAAAGACGATGAGATCTTTCGTTTGACTACCCGCATGGGTGAATTAGACGTAGCCAGGGAAACCATAGCAGCACAGGTAAAAGTCTTTCCCAAAGACATGATCTTTGAACAAGATCCCGTACAAATCTTAGATGCTCTTTTACCTTTATACTTGAATAATCAACTTCTCAGAGCGCTACAAGAATCTGCAGCTAGCGAACTAGCAGCTCGAATGACCGCTATGAGTAACGCTTCTGAAAACGCTTCTGATCTAGTAAAAAGTTTGACCCTGTCTTACAATAAAGCTAGACAAGCGGCGATCACACAGCAAATTTTAGAGGTTGTCGCCGGAGCAGAAGCTCTCTAG
- a CDS encoding DNA phosphorothioation-associated protein 4, whose translation MSLNRIRISKEQADFVKSLLSEDGSTGPFQTYADIIAFAAALGVIQKHSVSVTNPAKEPAPISVEIFVSRGYDWLFKLLAIALTQDPKILSVHDPQAEEQRLRIFEEYANGGLEKLRERLKGSVDYTERISLIINQTRSKKQDTPDEFDLSRFL comes from the coding sequence ATGTCTTTAAATCGCATTAGAATCTCTAAAGAACAAGCAGACTTCGTTAAATCTCTGCTCAGCGAAGACGGTAGTACGGGTCCTTTTCAAACCTACGCCGATATTATCGCCTTCGCTGCTGCCCTTGGGGTAATACAGAAACACTCTGTCTCTGTGACTAATCCCGCCAAAGAACCCGCACCTATCAGCGTGGAAATCTTTGTATCTCGGGGTTATGATTGGCTCTTTAAACTACTGGCGATCGCTCTTACCCAAGACCCTAAAATTCTCTCTGTTCATGATCCTCAAGCTGAAGAGCAACGTCTACGTATATTTGAAGAATACGCTAACGGGGGCTTAGAAAAATTACGAGAGCGATTAAAAGGATCTGTAGATTACACCGAAAGAATTTCCTTGATAATTAACCAAACGAGATCTAAAAAACAAGATACTCCCGATGAATTTGATCTCAGTCGGTTTCTTTAG
- a CDS encoding FHA domain-containing protein: protein MSVITLTLLHPLKAVPVQNWTFEPDTTIRVGRSMDNDVVLYSAVVSRRHLEIRPLGSQWELVNIGANGTYISGKRIDKVPVVDGMIVRLATSGPQIKIQIDSEDLQANANLMRRKHSASLKGKDPAKDTIVS, encoded by the coding sequence ATGTCAGTGATTACTTTAACCCTCCTACATCCTTTAAAAGCGGTTCCAGTACAAAATTGGACGTTTGAACCCGACACAACCATCAGAGTTGGTCGGTCGATGGATAATGATGTGGTTTTGTACAGTGCTGTAGTTTCTCGTCGTCATTTAGAAATTAGACCCCTAGGTTCTCAATGGGAGTTGGTGAATATCGGCGCTAATGGAACCTACATAAGTGGTAAACGCATAGACAAGGTACCCGTAGTCGACGGGATGATCGTGCGTTTAGCGACCTCAGGACCGCAAATTAAAATTCAAATCGACTCAGAAGATCTCCAAGCCAATGCGAACCTGATGAGAAGAAAACACTCGGCTTCCCTCAAAGGTAAAGATCCAGCTAAAGACACTATTGTTAGCTAA
- a CDS encoding DUF433 domain-containing protein, with product MTHIATEYKYIQLDERNVPIIAGTTLKVIELIEAQQAYGWSPEEIYFQHRYLTLSQIHSALAYYWDHQEELDDDMERRFQYAENLRQQAGESPLAKKLRANN from the coding sequence ATGACCCACATAGCTACTGAATACAAATATATCCAACTCGATGAGCGCAACGTTCCTATCATTGCTGGAACAACTCTAAAAGTGATCGAACTAATTGAAGCTCAACAGGCTTATGGTTGGAGTCCTGAAGAAATATACTTTCAGCATCGTTATCTCACCTTAAGCCAAATTCATTCTGCTTTAGCCTACTACTGGGATCATCAGGAAGAACTTGATGATGATATGGAACGTCGATTCCAATATGCAGAAAACCTACGCCAACAAGCAGGTGAATCCCCTCTGGCTAAAAAGCTCCGTGCCAATAATTAA
- a CDS encoding type 1 glutamine amidotransferase domain-containing protein: protein MKKVIIVISEWGYWGEELVGPVLSCDEVGYELTFVTPTGKKPTPLSVSCQPGYIDPPLGRSVTTEDMGRKTVELDRSGRLDNPKSLAEWFPQRPYASSPTYLRDMEAYYKKLDALTANEISQYDALVIVGGSGALVDLANNQRLHDLVLGFVKLNKPIAAECYGVSCLAFARDFREKKSIIAGKHVTGHPIDYDYIDGTGFEGPHAIDGSNKGFGDGYINFGPPFYPLEFILRDAVGPEGAYIGRVGHETSVLVDYPFITSRSTASSVECGKILVEVLERGLTRYNW from the coding sequence ATGAAAAAAGTAATTATTGTGATCTCCGAATGGGGATATTGGGGAGAAGAATTAGTAGGACCGGTTCTCTCTTGTGACGAAGTTGGATATGAACTTACTTTTGTCACTCCCACGGGGAAAAAACCCACGCCACTCTCGGTAAGTTGTCAACCCGGATATATCGATCCTCCCCTGGGTCGTTCCGTCACCACTGAAGACATGGGTCGAAAAACAGTAGAGCTCGATCGCTCTGGTCGTTTAGACAATCCCAAAAGTTTAGCCGAGTGGTTCCCACAAAGACCCTACGCCAGTTCTCCCACCTATCTAAGAGACATGGAGGCTTATTATAAAAAACTCGACGCCCTCACAGCCAACGAGATCTCACAATACGACGCTCTAGTGATTGTCGGTGGTAGCGGGGCGTTAGTAGACCTAGCCAACAATCAACGCTTACACGACCTGGTTCTGGGCTTTGTCAAGCTCAACAAACCCATCGCAGCCGAATGTTACGGTGTCTCTTGTCTGGCCTTTGCACGGGATTTTCGCGAAAAGAAAAGTATCATTGCGGGCAAACATGTAACCGGTCATCCCATCGATTATGACTACATTGACGGGACAGGATTTGAAGGACCCCACGCCATAGATGGTAGCAACAAAGGCTTTGGAGACGGTTATATCAACTTTGGGCCGCCCTTTTACCCCTTAGAGTTTATCCTGCGCGATGCCGTTGGTCCAGAGGGTGCCTATATTGGTCGAGTAGGACATGAAACCTCAGTTTTAGTAGATTATCCCTTTATCACGAGTCGTTCCACAGCCTCATCGGTAGAATGTGGCAAGATACTGGTAGAAGTATTAGAGCGCGGTCTAACCCGCTATAACTGGTAA
- a CDS encoding thiamine pyrophosphate-binding protein, translating into MTNKTGRFALIEQFLADGMDHMFGNPGTVEQGFLDALGNYPEMKYVATLQETIALMIADGYARATEKPTLVQIHSTPGLGNTIGALYQAKRGHSPLVVIGGDAGICYQAMDAQMAGDLVAFAEPVTKWSTMVMDPNSLLRVIRRAIKIAATPPMGPVYVCLPQDIMDAPLTEAITESGAQGAITKGGAQRAITESGAQRAITESGAQRAIAPTNFPSTRVIPSEELLEQAADILVSGQKPMIFIGDGVAFSGAQEELTRVAELLGAEVWSADAGEVNMSLEHPLYQGSTGHMFGDQSLPITSKGDVNLICGTYMLPEVFPKLGNIFAPGAKSVHIDLNAYEIGKNHPVDLGLVSDPKLTLARLAQLLEAKLKPEQKQAAANRLESLGKSKQDAVNKQKQQDQALKGQVPLHFATFMQELAPRLPKDTIIFDEALTNSPPISRYYPITEPGSYFQTRGGSLGVGIPGAIGVKLAHKDRPVWGFTGDGGAMYTIQALWTAARHNVDAKFVICNNSSYRLLQLNIQAYWQERNIPKRDFPLSFDLSKPAINFAQLAQSLGVQACRVEQPEEIIPAIEQALAHEGPFLIDLVLEGDVHPELIGIRCGQ; encoded by the coding sequence ATGACGAACAAAACAGGTCGTTTTGCGCTAATTGAACAATTTCTGGCTGATGGAATGGACCATATGTTTGGTAATCCAGGAACGGTAGAACAGGGATTTCTAGACGCACTGGGCAACTATCCAGAGATGAAATATGTTGCCACCTTGCAAGAAACCATCGCTTTGATGATAGCCGATGGCTACGCTAGAGCCACAGAGAAACCTACGTTAGTTCAAATTCACAGCACACCGGGATTAGGTAACACAATCGGCGCTCTCTACCAAGCAAAGCGAGGACATTCCCCTCTAGTAGTTATAGGTGGCGATGCAGGAATTTGCTATCAGGCGATGGATGCGCAAATGGCGGGAGACTTAGTAGCTTTTGCTGAACCCGTTACCAAGTGGTCAACGATGGTGATGGATCCTAACTCTCTGTTACGAGTCATCCGACGCGCCATTAAGATTGCTGCCACACCCCCCATGGGACCGGTTTACGTGTGCTTACCCCAGGATATCATGGACGCTCCCCTAACCGAGGCGATCACTGAAAGTGGCGCGCAAGGCGCGATCACCAAGGGTGGCGCCCAAAGGGCGATCACTGAAAGTGGCGCCCAAAGGGCGATCACTGAAAGTGGCGCCCAAAGGGCGATCGCACCTACGAACTTTCCTTCAACGCGAGTGATTCCCTCAGAAGAGTTACTAGAGCAAGCCGCGGACATCTTAGTAAGTGGTCAAAAGCCCATGATCTTTATAGGAGATGGCGTAGCCTTTTCGGGAGCACAAGAAGAACTGACGCGAGTAGCCGAATTACTCGGAGCAGAAGTCTGGAGCGCCGATGCAGGAGAGGTCAATATGAGCTTAGAGCACCCTCTATACCAAGGATCTACGGGTCATATGTTTGGCGATCAGAGCTTACCCATTACTAGTAAGGGAGATGTCAACTTAATCTGTGGTACATATATGTTGCCTGAGGTATTCCCAAAACTAGGAAACATCTTTGCCCCAGGTGCTAAATCGGTGCACATAGATTTAAACGCCTATGAGATTGGCAAGAATCATCCCGTTGATTTGGGCTTAGTGAGCGATCCTAAATTGACCCTAGCTAGACTGGCGCAATTGCTGGAAGCCAAGCTAAAACCAGAGCAAAAACAAGCAGCAGCAAACAGATTAGAGAGTCTTGGCAAATCTAAGCAAGACGCAGTGAATAAGCAAAAGCAGCAAGATCAAGCCCTAAAAGGGCAAGTCCCGCTTCATTTTGCCACCTTTATGCAGGAACTGGCGCCGAGACTGCCCAAAGATACGATTATTTTTGATGAAGCTCTCACTAACTCTCCTCCTATCAGTCGTTATTATCCGATTACTGAACCTGGTTCTTACTTTCAGACTCGAGGTGGATCCCTAGGGGTAGGTATTCCAGGAGCGATTGGAGTGAAATTAGCCCACAAAGATCGCCCGGTGTGGGGATTTACAGGAGATGGAGGAGCGATGTACACGATTCAAGCCCTGTGGACCGCAGCACGTCACAACGTTGATGCTAAATTTGTGATTTGTAACAACAGTTCCTATCGCTTATTACAGCTCAATATTCAAGCTTATTGGCAAGAGAGAAACATTCCTAAGCGCGATTTTCCTCTCAGTTTCGACCTCTCCAAACCTGCGATTAACTTCGCCCAACTCGCTCAATCCTTGGGGGTACAAGCCTGTCGCGTGGAACAACCAGAAGAGATTATACCTGCGATCGAGCAAGCCTTAGCTCATGAGGGACCATTTTTAATCGATTTGGTACTAGAGGGAGATGTTCATCCTGAGTTAATAGGAATCCGTTGCGGTCAATAG